One genomic segment of Pedobacter endophyticus includes these proteins:
- the tilS gene encoding tRNA lysidine(34) synthetase TilS, with protein MLPLAQFRQFIEQHQLFAKDDKVLLAVSGGKDSVLMLHLFKAIGVNVGVAHCNFNLRGEEAQRDEHFVKMLATSLDVPVHITHFDTKKYAAENKISTQMAARDLRYHWFEQIRSEHKYECIALAQHQNDAVETVLINLVRGTGISGLHGILPKRGKLIRPLLFLSRNEIETAVAENNIGFVEDSSNLSTNYTRNKLRLQVIPHLKEINPNLEKTFEENMARFAELESFLALQVQELADNLLIKRADGIYISLLDIAALRPQKLLLYELLKPFGFVEKVVDAILQRLTSPSGTHFFSASHQAIINRKDLIIAPQNTADHLNQFIHPSTANIRFGDDEIALTFSDELKFEAVANKAFVNADRLIFPLVLRNWQNGDKFIPLGMRHLKKVSDFFIDAKVPLHLKHTTPILVNGNGQIIWIAGMRQDNRYKLTATTEKVAIFELKK; from the coding sequence ATGTTACCTTTAGCTCAATTCCGACAATTTATTGAACAGCACCAGCTATTTGCTAAAGATGACAAGGTTCTTTTGGCCGTTAGCGGCGGAAAAGATTCGGTTTTAATGTTACATCTATTTAAAGCTATTGGCGTTAATGTTGGCGTAGCGCATTGTAATTTTAATTTACGTGGAGAAGAAGCGCAGCGTGATGAACATTTCGTTAAAATGCTGGCCACTTCCCTCGATGTTCCGGTTCATATAACGCATTTCGATACCAAAAAATATGCTGCCGAAAATAAAATCTCTACACAAATGGCTGCAAGGGATTTACGTTATCACTGGTTCGAGCAAATCAGAAGCGAGCACAAATATGAGTGTATCGCCCTTGCGCAACATCAAAATGATGCCGTTGAAACGGTTTTGATTAATTTGGTTCGCGGCACCGGCATTAGCGGTTTGCACGGAATCCTTCCGAAAAGAGGTAAGCTGATTAGGCCACTGCTGTTTTTAAGCCGTAATGAGATTGAAACCGCCGTTGCCGAAAATAATATCGGTTTTGTAGAAGACAGCTCGAACCTGAGCACCAACTACACCCGAAACAAGTTACGCCTGCAGGTGATTCCGCACCTGAAAGAGATCAACCCCAACCTCGAGAAAACGTTTGAGGAAAATATGGCCCGCTTTGCCGAGCTCGAAAGCTTTTTAGCTCTTCAAGTGCAAGAACTGGCTGATAATTTATTGATTAAAAGGGCCGACGGCATCTATATTTCGCTGCTCGATATTGCAGCACTTCGACCACAAAAACTGCTGCTCTACGAGTTGCTTAAGCCTTTTGGTTTCGTTGAAAAAGTGGTCGATGCTATTTTGCAGCGCTTAACCTCCCCAAGTGGAACCCATTTTTTCAGTGCCAGCCATCAGGCAATCATCAATCGAAAAGATTTGATTATCGCCCCCCAAAATACTGCCGATCATTTAAACCAATTTATCCATCCTTCCACCGCAAATATTCGCTTCGGCGATGATGAAATTGCCTTAACTTTTAGCGATGAACTCAAATTTGAAGCCGTTGCCAATAAAGCGTTTGTTAATGCTGACCGATTGATTTTTCCATTGGTGTTGCGCAACTGGCAAAACGGCGATAAGTTTATCCCCCTGGGCATGCGCCATTTAAAAAAGGTGAGCGATTTTTTTATCGATGCAAAAGTACCCTTGCACTTAAAGCACACCACACCAATTTTGGTTAACGGAAATGGCCAAATTATCTGGATTGCAGGCATGCGGCAGGATAATCGTTACAAATTAACAGCCACAACAGAAAAAGTTGCTATATTCGAACTCAAAAAGTAA